In a single window of the Saccharothrix australiensis genome:
- a CDS encoding DUF3090 domain-containing protein, whose translation MARVIHVFRQPDRFVAGTVGQPGERTFYLQASEEARLVSVALEKQQVAVLAERIGSLLEEVHRRFGAEVPEAVPDDLRDTEPLTVPVEEEFKVGTMGLGWDAESRAVVIELLAITEEEVDEAVVLDDTEEGPDAVRVFLSPVEARAFAERADRVVRAGRKPCPLCSEPLDPEGHVCPRQNGYRRSDEG comes from the coding sequence ATGGCACGCGTCATCCACGTATTCCGCCAGCCCGACCGGTTCGTCGCAGGGACCGTCGGGCAGCCTGGCGAGCGCACGTTCTACCTCCAGGCTTCCGAGGAGGCCCGGCTGGTCAGCGTGGCGCTGGAGAAGCAACAGGTCGCCGTACTCGCCGAACGCATCGGCTCGCTGTTGGAGGAGGTGCACCGGCGGTTCGGGGCGGAGGTCCCCGAGGCGGTGCCCGACGACCTCCGGGACACCGAACCGCTGACGGTGCCGGTGGAGGAGGAGTTCAAGGTCGGCACGATGGGGCTGGGCTGGGACGCCGAGTCCCGCGCCGTCGTCATCGAACTGCTCGCGATCACCGAGGAGGAGGTCGACGAGGCGGTGGTGCTCGACGACACCGAGGAGGGCCCGGACGCGGTGCGGGTGTTCCTCAGCCCGGTGGAGGCGCGGGCGTTCGCCGAGCGCGCCGACCGGGTGGTGCGGGCGGGCCGCAAGCCGTGCCCGCTGTGCTCGGAGCCGCTGGACCCCGAGGGGCACGTCTGCCCGCGGCAGAACGGCTACCGGCGCTCGGACGAGGGCTGA
- a CDS encoding prolyl oligopeptidase family serine peptidase, with protein sequence MVKIAPYGTWTSPIGAADAAAAGGGLQWVDQHRGRVWWAEGRPAEGGRVALVRDGRDLLPPPWNVRNRVHEYGGRPWVVLDTPEGERVAFTDWADQRIHLFDPDHPDPVPISPEPHRHHGVRYADLTAGPGGTEVWCVRETVTGDARTDIRRDLVAVPLDGSEPRVLAASHHFMTGPRLSPDGTHFAWIGWDHPNMPWDGSELCVAEVGGTGHRVLAGGPREAVCQVEWEGRDLLALTDPDGWWNLFRMGLDGTSRNLAPCREELGGPMWRLGNRWFTALGQGRYLVLRSGAPAVLDERSGTVTDVDTDLPVWLAHLAAHDGVVFCGAAGPRDEAAVVSLDLSTGELTRHTGHPASPPPADYLPVPEERVFTGPDGQDVPAYVYPPTNPDFAGPEGERPPYVVHVHGGPTGRSVPVLDLDIAYFTSRGIGVVSVNYGGSTGYGRAFRERLREQWGVVDVHDCAAVAQALADEGTADGARLGIRGGSAGGWTSAASLTSVKTYRCGMVAFPILDLRGWTGEGGETHDFESRYVEGLVGPWPETADRYAERSPSERVDRLAGPVLLLQGLEDEICPPEQADRFVAALDGTGVPHAYLTFEGEQHGFRKAETIVAALEAELSFYGQVFGFEPVGVPVLELRR encoded by the coding sequence GTGGTGAAGATCGCACCGTACGGAACGTGGACATCGCCGATCGGCGCGGCCGACGCGGCCGCCGCCGGCGGCGGCCTGCAGTGGGTCGACCAGCACCGGGGCCGGGTCTGGTGGGCCGAGGGCCGCCCCGCCGAGGGCGGCCGGGTCGCGCTGGTGCGCGACGGGCGCGACCTGCTGCCGCCGCCGTGGAACGTGCGCAACCGCGTGCACGAGTACGGCGGGCGGCCGTGGGTGGTGCTGGACACCCCCGAGGGCGAGCGCGTCGCGTTCACCGACTGGGCCGACCAGCGCATCCACCTGTTCGACCCGGACCACCCCGACCCGGTGCCGATCAGCCCCGAGCCCCACCGCCACCACGGCGTGCGCTACGCCGACCTCACCGCCGGGCCCGGCGGCACCGAGGTGTGGTGCGTGCGGGAGACCGTCACCGGCGACGCCCGCACCGACATCCGCCGCGACCTGGTCGCCGTGCCGCTGGACGGGTCCGAGCCGCGCGTGCTCGCCGCCAGCCACCACTTCATGACCGGGCCGCGGCTGTCCCCGGACGGCACCCACTTCGCGTGGATCGGCTGGGACCACCCGAACATGCCGTGGGACGGCTCCGAGCTGTGCGTCGCCGAGGTCGGCGGCACCGGGCACCGCGTGCTCGCCGGCGGCCCCCGCGAGGCCGTGTGCCAGGTCGAGTGGGAGGGCCGCGACCTGCTGGCGCTGACCGACCCCGACGGCTGGTGGAACCTGTTCCGCATGGGCCTGGACGGCACCAGCCGCAACCTCGCGCCGTGCCGGGAGGAGCTGGGCGGCCCGATGTGGCGGCTGGGCAACCGCTGGTTCACCGCCCTCGGGCAGGGCCGCTACCTGGTGCTGCGGTCGGGCGCGCCGGCCGTGCTGGACGAGCGCTCGGGCACCGTCACCGACGTGGACACCGACCTGCCGGTGTGGCTGGCGCACCTGGCGGCGCACGACGGCGTGGTGTTCTGCGGCGCGGCCGGTCCCCGCGACGAGGCGGCCGTGGTGTCGCTGGACCTGTCCACCGGCGAGCTGACCCGCCACACCGGCCACCCGGCGTCCCCGCCGCCCGCCGACTACCTGCCGGTGCCCGAGGAGCGGGTGTTCACCGGCCCGGACGGGCAGGACGTGCCCGCCTACGTCTACCCGCCGACCAACCCCGACTTCGCCGGGCCCGAGGGCGAGCGCCCGCCCTACGTGGTGCACGTCCACGGCGGGCCCACCGGCCGGTCGGTGCCGGTGCTCGACCTGGACATCGCCTACTTCACCAGCCGCGGCATCGGCGTGGTGTCGGTCAACTACGGCGGCTCCACCGGCTACGGCCGGGCGTTCCGGGAACGGCTGCGCGAGCAGTGGGGCGTGGTCGACGTCCACGACTGCGCCGCCGTCGCCCAGGCGCTGGCCGACGAGGGCACCGCCGACGGCGCGCGGCTGGGCATCCGGGGCGGCAGCGCGGGCGGCTGGACCTCGGCCGCGTCGCTGACCTCGGTCAAGACCTACCGGTGCGGCATGGTCGCGTTCCCCATCCTGGACCTGCGCGGCTGGACCGGCGAGGGCGGGGAGACCCACGACTTCGAGTCCCGCTACGTCGAGGGCCTGGTCGGGCCGTGGCCGGAGACCGCCGACCGCTACGCCGAGCGCTCACCATCCGAGCGGGTGGACCGGCTGGCCGGGCCGGTGCTGCTGCTACAGGGGCTGGAGGACGAGATCTGCCCGCCCGAGCAGGCCGACCGGTTCGTCGCCGCGCTCGACGGCACCGGCGTGCCGCACGCCTACCTGACCTTCGAGGGCGAGCAGCACGGGTTCCGCAAGGCGGAGACGATCGTCGCCGCCCTGGAGGCCGAGCTGTCGTTCTACGGGCAGGTGTTCGGGTTCGAGCCGGTCGGCGTGCCCGTGCTGGAGCTGCGCCGGTGA
- a CDS encoding S66 peptidase family protein translates to MTPRPLRAGDRVTVVSPAGPVPAGLLRDGVAALRAWGLDVRVAPHAHDTHPELPYLAGTDADRARDLRDAWCDPATAAVLCARGGYGSGRVADLLDWDLLVGCGPKVFVGSSDTTALHEPLWRAGVPTWFGPMVGTAAFVHDVLARDRLRQALFDGVTAFPGVTVVPGAARGVAVGGNLSLLGRHHPPDGAVVWLEDVEERPYRLDRMLTALLRSGWFDRVAGIVLGSWTGCGDPDLVDAVLRDRLGGLGVPVLGAVGFGHCPGQHTVPFGVTVDLDADAGVVTVVRR, encoded by the coding sequence GTGACACCGCGCCCGCTGCGGGCGGGCGACCGCGTGACCGTGGTCAGCCCGGCGGGCCCCGTGCCCGCCGGGCTGCTGCGCGACGGGGTCGCGGCGCTGCGCGCGTGGGGCCTGGACGTGCGGGTCGCGCCGCACGCCCACGACACCCACCCCGAGCTGCCCTACCTGGCAGGCACCGACGCCGACCGGGCCCGCGACCTGCGCGACGCCTGGTGCGACCCCGCCACCGCGGCGGTGCTGTGCGCGCGGGGCGGGTACGGCAGCGGGCGCGTCGCGGACCTGCTCGACTGGGACCTGCTCGTCGGGTGCGGGCCGAAGGTGTTCGTCGGGTCCAGCGACACCACCGCGCTGCACGAGCCGCTGTGGCGCGCGGGCGTGCCCACCTGGTTCGGGCCGATGGTGGGCACGGCGGCGTTCGTGCACGACGTGCTGGCCCGCGACCGGCTGCGGCAGGCCCTGTTCGACGGGGTCACGGCCTTCCCCGGCGTCACCGTCGTGCCCGGCGCGGCGCGGGGCGTCGCGGTCGGCGGCAACCTCAGCCTGCTGGGCCGCCACCACCCGCCCGACGGGGCGGTGGTGTGGCTGGAGGACGTCGAGGAGCGGCCCTACCGGCTGGACCGGATGCTCACCGCGCTGCTGCGGTCGGGCTGGTTCGACCGGGTCGCCGGGATCGTGCTCGGCTCGTGGACCGGGTGCGGCGACCCCGACCTGGTCGACGCCGTGCTGCGGGACCGGCTCGGCGGGCTGGGCGTGCCGGTCCTCGGCGCGGTCGGCTTCGGCCACTGCCCCGGCCAGCACACCGTGCCGTTCGGGGTGACCGTGGACCTCGACGCCGACGCCGGGGTGGTGACCGTGGTCCGGCGCTGA
- a CDS encoding DUF6886 family protein, with product MRPGPGEVLHFSEDPTITRFVPHVAATARQPEAYVWAVDHDTAPAYWFPRDCPRALAWPRADTTAEDRAWLGPRRVHAVEYAWLRRVQHVTLYAYRFDASAFRPFGDAAHVATEPVDPLGPPEPVGDLLDLHEDAGIELRVLPELWPFWHEVTRRTLGFSGIRLRNARPPR from the coding sequence ATGCGCCCCGGACCAGGCGAAGTCCTGCACTTCTCGGAAGACCCCACCATCACCCGGTTCGTCCCGCACGTCGCCGCCACCGCCCGGCAGCCCGAGGCGTACGTGTGGGCCGTCGACCACGACACCGCGCCCGCCTACTGGTTCCCCCGCGACTGCCCGCGCGCCCTGGCCTGGCCCCGCGCCGACACCACCGCCGAGGACCGCGCCTGGCTCGGCCCCCGACGGGTGCACGCCGTCGAATACGCCTGGCTGCGCCGCGTCCAGCACGTCACCCTCTACGCCTACCGGTTCGACGCGTCGGCGTTCCGCCCCTTCGGCGACGCCGCCCACGTGGCCACCGAGCCGGTCGACCCCCTCGGACCGCCCGAACCCGTCGGCGACCTGCTCGACCTGCACGAGGACGCCGGGATCGAGCTGCGGGTGCTGCCGGAGCTGTGGCCGTTCTGGCACGAGGTCACCCGCCGCACGCTCGGCTTCAGCGGTATCCGACTGCGCAACGCGCGGCCACCGCGGTGA
- a CDS encoding NmrA family NAD(P)-binding protein encodes MKDVFAFDRYGFLGFMGPILVTGATGTVGGSVVRQLREAGEEVRALTRDPSSARLPAGVEVVGGSFLEPSSLVAALRGVTRVHLVSMEGDGPAIVEVLARAGVERLTHLGHNDPSKPDDDPLESWHRVFRRAIESSGMAWTHLFPGEFMGNTREWVPSIRAEGVVRAPFGDWTSAMVHEDDVAAIVVRALLEDGHEGRTYQPTGPEPVRRRDAVRLIGEAIGRPVRFEELTPEQAREHWRGTYPPEVVEWFLEMGRDPDGQAWVSPDVADVLGRPGLTFERWAHDHAADFS; translated from the coding sequence ATGAAGGACGTGTTCGCATTTGACCGGTATGGTTTTCTTGGATTCATGGGTCCTATTCTCGTAACGGGTGCCACGGGCACCGTGGGCGGCAGTGTGGTCCGGCAGTTGCGCGAGGCGGGCGAGGAGGTGCGGGCGTTGACCCGCGACCCGTCCTCGGCGCGGCTGCCGGCGGGGGTCGAGGTGGTGGGCGGGTCGTTCCTGGAGCCGTCTTCGCTGGTAGCTGCGTTGCGCGGGGTGACGCGGGTGCACCTGGTGTCGATGGAGGGCGACGGCCCCGCGATCGTGGAGGTGCTGGCGCGGGCGGGCGTGGAAAGGCTCACGCACCTCGGGCACAACGATCCGAGCAAGCCCGACGACGACCCGTTGGAATCGTGGCACCGGGTGTTCCGGCGGGCCATCGAGTCCTCGGGTATGGCGTGGACCCACCTGTTCCCCGGTGAGTTCATGGGAAACACGCGGGAATGGGTTCCGTCGATCCGGGCGGAGGGTGTGGTGCGGGCGCCGTTCGGGGACTGGACGAGCGCGATGGTGCACGAGGACGACGTCGCGGCGATCGTGGTGCGGGCCCTGCTGGAGGACGGCCACGAGGGGCGCACCTACCAGCCGACCGGGCCCGAGCCGGTGCGGCGGCGGGACGCGGTGCGGCTGATCGGCGAGGCCATCGGGCGGCCGGTGCGGTTCGAGGAGCTGACGCCCGAGCAGGCCCGCGAGCACTGGCGGGGTACCTACCCGCCGGAGGTGGTGGAGTGGTTCCTGGAGATGGGTCGTGACCCGGACGGGCAGGCGTGGGTGTCGCCGGACGTGGCCGACGTGCTCGGGCGGCCGGGGTTGACGTTCGAGCGGTGGGCGCACGACCACGCGGCGGACTTCTCCTAG
- a CDS encoding phosphotransferase family protein: MTAPPGLDPVALAAYLGTSPLSAELIPGGRSNLTYRVTDGTRRWVLRRPPLGHVLATAHDMAREHRVIAALADTDVPVPAVELLCEDPSVIGAPFYLMEEVPGVALRHRDQCPWLTPPQAAALSRRLVDVLADLHAVDPDAVGLGDFGRPDGFLRRQVVRWGKQLDASRGRDLPGIDELRDRLAATVPASRRASVVHGDYRLDNVLVTPDPVDIAAVLDWEMATLGDPLADLGLLHVYWTGVGAEDDPITGTVSALPGFASADDLVQRYAERSGADVSGLGWYTAFGCFKLAVILEGIHFRFTTGKTVGAGFEQLGRLTLPLVRQGLAATARER, translated from the coding sequence GTGACCGCACCGCCCGGCCTGGACCCGGTGGCGCTCGCCGCGTACCTGGGCACCTCGCCGCTGTCCGCCGAGCTGATCCCCGGCGGCCGGTCCAACCTCACCTACCGCGTCACCGACGGCACGCGCCGCTGGGTGCTGCGCCGCCCGCCGCTGGGCCACGTGCTGGCCACCGCGCACGACATGGCGCGCGAGCACCGCGTCATCGCCGCGCTGGCGGACACGGACGTCCCGGTGCCGGCCGTGGAGCTGCTGTGCGAGGACCCGTCGGTCATCGGCGCGCCGTTCTACCTGATGGAGGAGGTGCCCGGCGTCGCGCTGCGGCACCGCGACCAGTGCCCCTGGCTGACCCCGCCGCAGGCGGCGGCCCTGTCGCGCCGGCTGGTCGACGTGCTCGCCGACCTGCACGCCGTGGACCCCGACGCGGTGGGGCTGGGCGACTTCGGCCGCCCCGACGGGTTCCTGCGGCGCCAGGTCGTCCGCTGGGGCAAGCAGCTCGACGCCTCCCGCGGCCGCGACCTGCCCGGCATCGACGAGCTGCGCGACCGGCTCGCCGCGACCGTGCCCGCCTCCCGGCGGGCCTCCGTCGTGCACGGCGACTACCGGCTGGACAACGTGCTGGTCACACCGGACCCGGTGGACATCGCCGCCGTCCTGGACTGGGAGATGGCCACCCTCGGCGACCCGCTGGCCGACCTCGGGCTGCTGCACGTGTACTGGACCGGCGTCGGCGCCGAGGACGACCCGATCACGGGCACGGTGTCCGCGCTGCCCGGTTTCGCCTCCGCCGACGACCTCGTGCAGCGCTACGCCGAGCGCAGCGGCGCGGACGTGTCCGGCCTCGGCTGGTACACCGCGTTCGGCTGCTTCAAGCTCGCCGTGATCCTCGAAGGCATCCACTTCCGCTTCACCACCGGCAAGACGGTCGGGGCGGGGTTCGAGCAGCTCGGCCGACTCACCCTGCCGCTGGTCCGGCAGGGCCTCGCCGCGACCGCACGGGAGCGCTGA
- a CDS encoding acyl-CoA dehydrogenase family protein: MDFAHDATTEELRHRLLRFMAEFVHPAEPVARAQLATATEPWARPAVLADLKAEARRQGLWNLFLPDPELGAGLTNLQYAPLAEITGHSPHLAPEALNCAAPDTGNMEVLAMFGTPAQRERWLRPLLDGEIRSAFCMTEPDVASSDATNIATRVERDGDHYVVNGRKWWSSGAMSPDCRVFVVMGRTDPHAERHRQQSMVIVPRDTPGVRVERGMHVFGYTDAAHGGHAEIVFEDVRVPADHLIAGEGEGFAIAQARLGPGRIHHCMRLVGIAERALELMCRRVAQRVAFGKPLAAQGVVREWIAESRVRIEQARLLVLKTAWLMDTAGNRGAHTEIQAIKIATPLMAEWVLDKAIQAHGAAGVSQDFPLAELWAQARTLRLADGPDEVHRTSLAKRELRRHQ; this comes from the coding sequence ATGGACTTCGCCCACGACGCCACGACCGAGGAGCTGCGGCACCGGCTGCTGCGGTTCATGGCCGAGTTCGTCCACCCCGCCGAACCGGTGGCCAGGGCGCAGCTCGCGACCGCGACCGAACCGTGGGCGCGGCCCGCCGTCCTCGCCGACCTGAAGGCCGAGGCGCGCCGGCAGGGCCTGTGGAACCTGTTCCTGCCCGACCCCGAACTCGGCGCGGGGCTGACCAACCTGCAGTACGCGCCGCTGGCCGAGATCACCGGGCACAGCCCGCACCTCGCGCCCGAGGCGCTCAACTGCGCCGCGCCGGACACCGGCAACATGGAGGTGCTGGCCATGTTCGGCACCCCGGCCCAGCGCGAGCGCTGGCTCCGCCCCCTGCTCGACGGGGAGATCCGGTCCGCGTTCTGCATGACCGAGCCCGACGTGGCCTCCTCCGACGCGACCAACATCGCCACGCGCGTCGAACGCGACGGCGACCACTACGTGGTCAACGGCCGCAAGTGGTGGTCCTCCGGCGCGATGAGCCCCGACTGCCGCGTGTTCGTCGTGATGGGCCGGACCGATCCGCACGCCGAGCGCCACCGGCAACAGAGCATGGTCATCGTGCCGCGTGACACGCCCGGTGTGCGGGTGGAGCGGGGAATGCACGTGTTCGGCTACACCGACGCCGCGCACGGCGGGCACGCCGAGATCGTGTTCGAGGACGTCCGGGTGCCCGCCGACCACCTGATCGCCGGCGAGGGCGAGGGGTTCGCCATCGCCCAGGCCCGGCTGGGACCCGGCCGCATCCACCACTGCATGCGGCTGGTGGGCATCGCCGAGCGCGCCCTGGAGCTGATGTGCCGTCGCGTCGCGCAACGCGTCGCGTTCGGCAAGCCGCTCGCCGCGCAGGGCGTCGTGCGGGAGTGGATCGCCGAGTCGCGGGTCCGCATCGAGCAGGCCCGGCTGCTGGTGCTCAAGACCGCGTGGCTGATGGACACCGCGGGCAACCGGGGCGCGCACACCGAGATCCAGGCCATCAAGATCGCGACCCCGCTGATGGCGGAGTGGGTGCTGGACAAGGCGATCCAGGCGCACGGCGCGGCCGGGGTGAGCCAGGACTTCCCGCTGGCCGAGCTGTGGGCGCAGGCCCGGACGCTGAGACTGGCCGACGGGCCCGACGAGGTCCACCGCACGTCACTGGCCAAACGGGAGCTGCGACGCCACCAGTAG
- a CDS encoding IclR family transcriptional regulator has product MDHQPGNDHKHTGDGAGRSVLDGAFLLLEELTRVGEAGPTQLAAATGLPKATAHRLLDQLAALGAVQRKAGRYRMGARMFHLGAAWQPAPLLRTAALHPLRQLAATCPGASVNVGLPEAGRTLVVGSLRGEADELFPNGAGTVHPRESAPDRLWAAFTPDWPAPRRYTASEWKRMITKVRESGIVVDYEIDCAPEVAVVGAPVRAASGKVVAGVSASVLDKRQLPSIIMAVQYTANQVSANLAR; this is encoded by the coding sequence ATGGATCACCAACCGGGAAACGATCACAAACACACCGGCGACGGGGCAGGGCGCAGCGTGCTGGATGGTGCCTTTCTTCTGCTGGAAGAACTCACCCGGGTCGGTGAGGCCGGCCCGACCCAGCTCGCCGCCGCCACCGGGCTGCCCAAAGCCACCGCGCACCGGCTGCTGGACCAGCTCGCCGCGTTGGGGGCGGTGCAGCGGAAGGCCGGGCGCTACCGCATGGGGGCACGCATGTTCCACCTGGGAGCGGCCTGGCAGCCCGCCCCCCTGCTGCGCACCGCGGCACTGCACCCGCTGCGCCAACTGGCCGCGACGTGCCCGGGCGCGTCGGTCAACGTGGGACTACCCGAGGCTGGACGAACCCTGGTCGTGGGCTCCCTGCGGGGCGAGGCGGACGAACTCTTCCCGAACGGCGCCGGGACAGTGCATCCCCGCGAGAGCGCGCCCGACCGGCTGTGGGCGGCCTTCACCCCGGACTGGCCAGCACCCCGACGCTATACGGCATCCGAATGGAAACGGATGATCACCAAGGTACGTGAGAGCGGCATCGTGGTCGATTACGAGATCGACTGCGCTCCCGAGGTGGCCGTCGTGGGAGCACCGGTCCGGGCAGCGTCCGGGAAGGTCGTCGCCGGGGTCTCCGCTTCAGTGCTCGACAAGCGGCAACTGCCTTCGATCATCATGGCCGTTCAGTACACCGCGAACCAGGTCAGCGCAAACCTGGCCCGCTGA
- a CDS encoding RCC1 domain-containing protein, which translates to MSIGWGYALALKSDGTVVGWGRNDYGKATPPVNLHDATAVAAGWNHSLVLRKDGTVISWGNNDHGQADRPPALFGVTAVAARGDHSLALKQDGTVIGWGDNNSGQAQPPSGLTGVTAIAAGSSHSLALKGDGTVVGWGSNNSGQAQPPSGLTGVTAIAAGFGHSLALKRDGTVVGWGDNSAGGTTPPPGLSDATAIAAGCPHSMAIKADGTLVSWGGRADGADIPPPGLTTVSAIAAGCGENLAVRR; encoded by the coding sequence GTGTCCATCGGCTGGGGCTACGCCCTGGCGCTCAAGAGCGATGGCACCGTGGTGGGCTGGGGCCGCAACGACTACGGCAAGGCGACACCGCCGGTGAACCTCCACGACGCGACGGCGGTCGCCGCCGGCTGGAACCATAGCCTGGTCCTACGCAAGGACGGAACCGTGATCAGCTGGGGCAACAACGACCACGGCCAGGCCGACCGCCCACCCGCCCTGTTCGGTGTGACTGCGGTCGCCGCGCGCGGCGATCACAGCCTGGCGCTGAAACAAGACGGCACCGTCATCGGCTGGGGTGACAACAACTCCGGTCAGGCCCAACCTCCGTCGGGCCTGACCGGGGTGACCGCCATCGCCGCCGGGTCCAGCCACAGCCTGGCATTGAAAGGCGACGGCACGGTGGTGGGCTGGGGTAGCAACAACTCCGGTCAGGCCCAACCTCCTTCGGGCCTGACCGGGGTGACCGCCATCGCGGCCGGATTCGGGCACAGTCTCGCGTTGAAACGGGACGGCACCGTCGTCGGTTGGGGCGACAACAGCGCCGGTGGAACAACACCACCACCCGGCCTGTCCGATGCGACGGCCATCGCGGCCGGATGTCCGCACAGCATGGCCATCAAGGCCGACGGCACCCTCGTCAGCTGGGGAGGTCGCGCCGACGGCGCAGACATCCCTCCACCGGGCCTCACGACAGTCTCCGCCATCGCCGCCGGGTGCGGCGAGAACCTCGCCGTCAGGCGCTAA
- a CDS encoding amidase, giving the protein MEWNFRSAEELTAALRTGDVTSVELTDEAIARIERDDQAINAICVPDFDRARAAARAADRARARGEDRPLLGVPVTVKESYDVAGLPTTWGMPQHRDHVPAEDAVQVSRLRAAGAVVLGKTNVPLGLQDIQSFNDLYGTTNNPWDHARTAGGSSGGSAAALASGFGALSIGSDLAGSLRTPAHFCGVYAHKPTLGLAATRGMVAPPAPPLPVEPDLAVVGPMARTARDLALLLDVMAGPDPLTLGKAHGLTLPPARHERLGDFRVLVLDEHPLIPTGSAVRAGVHRVADALVDGGARVERHSPLLPDPAEAATLYMQLLISGSVARFPVESPEHLRARAAGLGADDRSLDAVRLRAMVSSHRDWIEADDRRELHRHGWRRLFAEFDAVVCPITPTPAFPHDHAPDPLRRRVDIDGVEHPYFDQLVWAGLATMPGLPATAIPAGRSPEGLPVGVQLVGPAFEDRTPLRLAELLEPRTGGFHAPA; this is encoded by the coding sequence ATGGAGTGGAATTTTCGGTCGGCCGAAGAACTCACCGCCGCGTTGCGTACCGGTGACGTGACGTCGGTGGAATTGACCGACGAGGCGATCGCCCGTATCGAACGCGACGACCAGGCGATCAACGCGATCTGCGTGCCGGACTTCGACCGTGCGCGGGCCGCCGCTCGCGCCGCGGACCGGGCACGCGCCCGCGGCGAGGACCGGCCGCTGCTCGGGGTTCCGGTGACGGTCAAGGAGTCCTACGACGTCGCCGGGCTGCCCACGACCTGGGGCATGCCGCAGCACCGGGACCACGTGCCCGCCGAGGACGCGGTGCAGGTGTCGCGGCTCAGGGCGGCGGGCGCGGTGGTGCTGGGCAAGACCAACGTGCCCTTGGGGCTACAGGACATCCAGAGCTTCAACGACCTCTACGGCACCACCAACAACCCGTGGGATCACGCCCGCACCGCGGGCGGGTCCTCCGGCGGATCGGCGGCGGCCCTGGCGTCCGGGTTCGGCGCGCTGTCCATCGGCTCCGACCTCGCCGGCTCGCTGCGCACCCCCGCGCACTTCTGCGGCGTCTACGCGCACAAGCCGACCCTCGGCCTGGCGGCGACCCGCGGCATGGTCGCGCCGCCGGCACCGCCGCTGCCGGTCGAGCCCGACCTCGCCGTCGTCGGCCCGATGGCGCGCACCGCCCGCGACCTCGCGCTCCTGCTCGACGTCATGGCCGGACCGGACCCGCTGACGCTCGGCAAGGCGCACGGGTTGACCCTGCCGCCCGCGCGCCACGAGCGGCTGGGCGACTTCCGGGTCCTGGTCCTCGACGAGCACCCGCTCATCCCGACCGGGTCCGCCGTGCGGGCGGGCGTGCACCGCGTGGCCGACGCGCTCGTCGACGGCGGCGCGCGCGTCGAACGGCACAGCCCGCTGCTGCCCGACCCGGCCGAGGCCGCGACGCTCTACATGCAACTGCTGATCTCGGGCTCCGTCGCGCGCTTCCCCGTCGAATCGCCCGAGCACCTCCGCGCCCGCGCCGCCGGACTGGGCGCGGACGACCGGAGCCTGGACGCCGTGCGGCTGCGCGCCATGGTGTCCAGCCACCGCGACTGGATCGAGGCGGACGACCGCCGCGAACTGCACCGCCACGGGTGGCGGCGGCTGTTCGCCGAGTTCGACGCCGTGGTGTGCCCGATCACGCCCACCCCCGCGTTCCCGCACGACCACGCCCCCGACCCGCTGCGGCGCCGCGTCGACATCGACGGCGTCGAGCACCCGTACTTCGACCAGCTCGTCTGGGCCGGCCTGGCCACCATGCCCGGCCTGCCCGCCACCGCCATCCCGGCGGGCCGGTCCCCCGAGGGCCTGCCGGTCGGGGTGCAGCTCGTCGGCCCGGCGTTCGAGGACCGCACCCCGCTCCGGCTGGCCGAACTGCTCGAACCGAGGACCGGCGGCTTCCACGCGCCGGCGTAG